The Astyanax mexicanus isolate ESR-SI-001 chromosome 12, AstMex3_surface, whole genome shotgun sequence genome window below encodes:
- the LOC103025214 gene encoding E3 ubiquitin/ISG15 ligase TRIM25 — protein sequence MAEAAVKSLDSFSCPICLDLLKDPVTIPCGHSFCLGCIKDCWAGDDQRKVYSCPQCRHTFTPRPVLNKNTMLAELAEGLRKTRLQAAPPPAADSPAGSGGVECDVCTGTKHTAVKSCLVCLLSFCEAHIQPHYEIPAYKKHKLVEASMNLQEKICSLHDKLLEVFCHTDQQCICLLCVMDEHRGHKTVSAAAERAQKQKQLVQTQRESQQRIQQKEKKLQELRQTMETLRRSAQAAVEDSEKIFTELIQFMERRRSEVKELIRAQEKTELSLAEDLLKKLEQEIADLRRRDAELEKLLHSEDPIDFLQSFQSLSAPPQSADLPQIPVSHQFSMEELKKAATGVMERMESKLVRFSGGFISSSMTAAPLQKSEQLLQSPEPKTREDFLKYTCQLTLDPNTAHTQIALSERNRKATLMPQKQQYPYHPERFDSVHQVLCRESLPGRCYWEVEFNMNYVHIAVCYKNISRKGGDYKSGFGFNDQSWSLNSWYSSFSFRHNNKETKLPVVSRSYRIGVYVDHSAGILSFYSISDTMTLLHRVHTTFTQPLYPGFWFYDFGNVLQICDLN from the exons ATGGCAGAAGCTGCTGTAAAATCTCTGGATTCTTTCAGCTGCCCGAtctgtctggatctactgaaggatccagtgactattccctgtggacacagtttctgtctGGGTTGTATTAAGGACTGCTGGGCAGGAGATGATCAGAGGAAGGTCTACAGCTGCCCTCAGTGCAGACACACCTTCACTCCAAGGCCTGTTCTCAACAAGAACACCATGCTGGCTGAACTAGCTGAGGGTCTGAGGAAGACGAGGCTCCAAGCTGCACCCCCTCCTGCTGCTGATTCTCCTGCTGGATCTGGAGGTGTGGAGTGTGACGTCTGCACTGGAACAAAACACACAGCTGTTAAGTCCTGTCTGGTGTGTCTGCTCTCCTTCTGTGAAGCTCATATTCAGCCTCATTATGAAATTCCTGCCTataagaagcacaagctggttgAAGCCTCTATGAACCTGCAGGAGAAGATCTGCTCTCTTCATGATAAACTACTGGAGGTTTTCTGTCACACTGATCAGCAGTGTATATGTCTTCTGTGTGTGATGGACGAACACAGGGGTCATAAGACAGTCTCAGCTGCAGCAGAAAGAGCTCAGAAACAG AAACAGCTGGTGCAAACTCAGAGGGAATCCCAGCAGAGAATCCAGCAGAAGGAGAAGAAACTGCAGGAGCTGAGACAGACTATGGAGACTCTCAGG CGCTCTGCACaggcagcagtggaggacagtgagaagatctttACTGAACTGATTCAGTTCATGgagagaagacgctctgaggtgaAAGAGCTGATCAGAGCTCAGGAGAAGACTGAACTGAGTCTGGCTGAAGATCTCCTGAAGAAACTGGAGCAGGAGATTGCTGATCTGAGGAGGAGAGACGCTGAGCTGGAGAAGCTTCTACACTCAGAGGATCCCATCGATTTCCTCCAG AGTTTCCAgtctctctcagctcctcctcaATCTGCAGACTTACCCCAAATCCCAGTCAGTCACCAATTCTCCATGGAGGAACTGAAGAAAGCTGCGACTGGAGTGATGGAACGAATGGAATCGAAACTGGTCAGGTTTTCTGGAG GGTTCATTTCTTCGTCCATGACGGCTGCTCCTCTTCAGAAATCGGAACAGCTCCTTCAGTCTCCTGAACCAAAGACCAGAGAGGACTTCCTGAAAT ACACCTGTCAGCTCactctggatccaaacacagcccaCACACAAATCGCTCTGTCTGAGAGGAACAGAAAAGCTACTCTGATGCCCCAGAAACAACAATATCCTTaccatccagagagatttgatagcGTTCACCAAGTTCTCTGCAGAGAAAGTCTgcctggacgctgttactgggaggtggAGTTTAACATGAATTATGTTCATATTGCCGTCTGTTATAAAaacatcagcaggaaaggaggagatTATAAGTCTGGATTTGGGTTCAATGATCAGTCCTGGAGTCTGAACAGCTGGTACTCCAGTTTCTCTTTCAGACACAATAATAAAGAGACTAAACTCCCTGTAGTCTCCAGATCCTacagaataggagtgtatgtggatcacagtgcaggaattctgtccttctacagcatctctgaCACAATGACCCTCCTCCACAGAGtccacaccaccttcactcagcccctctatccTGGATTTTGGTTTTATGATTTTGGTAATGTTCTTCAGATATGTGATCTTAATTAA